Proteins encoded within one genomic window of Cytophagales bacterium:
- a CDS encoding LytTR family DNA-binding domain-containing protein, protein MIKVGIIDDEILARKVLEEYCSKIDNLELVLSTGNPLEFINFTQQNDLDLIFLDIEMPELNGMEILRSMIKQPKVILTTAYSEYALESYNYGVVDYLLKPIKIERFLKAINKVSASKIMQPKKNRGTEELQIKHDGIPVNISFKSILYIQSFGNYLKIFTDSRMYLISETLINITALLSKSFQRTHKSYIANLDRVTKATRTYLLIENSKVPVSAMYKVVVFKELGVLAKS, encoded by the coding sequence ATGATTAAAGTTGGTATTATAGATGACGAAATACTAGCACGTAAAGTATTAGAGGAGTATTGCTCTAAAATTGACAATTTAGAATTAGTATTAAGTACAGGAAATCCACTTGAATTCATCAATTTCACTCAGCAAAATGACCTTGATCTCATTTTTCTTGATATAGAAATGCCTGAACTTAATGGCATGGAAATTTTGCGTTCCATGATAAAACAACCTAAAGTTATTTTGACTACTGCGTATTCGGAATATGCCTTAGAAAGTTATAACTATGGTGTGGTAGATTATTTATTGAAACCTATAAAAATCGAACGTTTTTTGAAAGCAATAAACAAAGTTTCAGCTTCAAAAATAATGCAGCCTAAAAAAAATAGAGGAACTGAAGAACTTCAAATAAAACATGATGGAATCCCCGTTAATATTTCCTTTAAATCAATTCTTTATATTCAGAGTTTTGGAAACTATTTGAAAATTTTTACCGATTCAAGAATGTACCTTATCTCCGAAACGCTGATTAATATTACCGCCCTATTATCTAAAAGCTTTCAACGCACACATAAATCATACATTGCGAATTTGGATAGAGTTACAAAAGCAACCAGAACATATTTGTTAATTGAAAATAGTAAAGTGCCAGTCAGTGCTATGTATAAGGTTGTTGTTTTTAAAGAATTGGGAGTATTAGCAAAATCATAA
- a CDS encoding S41 family peptidase, with protein sequence MKKVLLFLLLSLTLQGTAQVLSTKDSISIFYDSLIYQLQTRYLYRGDVDWETIDPLKKSALEAENFGKSLAMCTTLFDTINGSHLNIFSDHGWFRWSKGKQYTQEQFHTEFLLKYEEQPGFEVKVIDGKYGYILMPSMLMLDISQDSINLETQQMYNQIMKTVNSHKIEGWVIDLRFNGGGNVFPMLAALYHFLGDDTLYTSLGINHTIRSIVTLRGGIIHDTEDGIDRARIIPIAQPDLKTPVALITGIVTGSSGELIPVSFRGRQNITVIGEATAGLLTGNSLTELPFDVKLTLTTSFLTDRKASHEPLITPDVIIEKQANFKDLSKDPNIIEAIKFFETIIEIEKESNKQ encoded by the coding sequence GACAGCATATCCATCTTCTATGACAGCCTCATCTATCAATTACAAACCAGATACCTCTATCGAGGTGATGTGGATTGGGAGACTATTGATCCGCTTAAAAAGAGTGCACTGGAAGCCGAGAATTTTGGCAAATCACTTGCAATGTGTACTACTCTTTTTGATACAATCAATGGTTCGCACTTGAATATTTTCTCTGATCACGGTTGGTTTAGGTGGAGCAAAGGCAAACAGTATACCCAAGAACAATTCCACACCGAATTTCTGCTTAAATACGAGGAACAACCAGGCTTTGAAGTAAAGGTGATCGACGGCAAGTACGGATATATACTCATGCCTTCGATGCTCATGCTGGACATTTCACAGGACAGTATAAACTTGGAAACGCAGCAGATGTACAATCAAATTATGAAAACAGTTAACTCTCATAAAATTGAAGGATGGGTAATAGACTTGAGGTTTAATGGCGGTGGTAACGTATTTCCAATGCTGGCTGCTTTGTACCATTTTCTTGGGGACGACACGCTTTACACTTCCCTGGGTATCAATCACACTATTAGGAGTATAGTAACGCTCCGTGGCGGAATAATTCATGATACAGAGGACGGCATCGACAGAGCGCGTATCATCCCTATAGCTCAACCAGATTTGAAGACGCCAGTTGCATTAATCACTGGCATAGTGACGGGAAGCAGTGGAGAGCTGATTCCTGTATCTTTTAGAGGCCGGCAAAATATCACAGTTATCGGAGAAGCTACAGCAGGCTTGCTAACCGGAAATAGCTTGACTGAATTGCCATTTGATGTGAAGCTAACCCTTACCACGAGCTTCCTGACCGACAGGAAAGCATCTCATGAGCCTCTTATAACGCCAGATGTCATCATTGAAAAGCAGGCCAATTTCAAGGACCTCTCGAAGGATCCAAATATCATTGAGGCAATTAAATTTTTTGAAACCATCATAGAAATTGAAAAAGAGTCTAACAAACAATAA